AAAACCAGTGAAAACGGAAGCAAGCACTGTGTGAGACGTTCTGCCCAGAAAAGCCAACAGACTTTAAAACTAGACAACATCAAGACTTGGAGATGATAGGAGAAAACCCAAACTCCCATGATCTCTTTATGCTAGTGTGAAGATTTGAAATTAATGTCTCAAACACGTTAAAAATGAAGAGGCATATATACCGCGAGGGCCACGCATCTTAGTCCCTAGAACACTGGCCTCTGGGGAGAAGCCCAGTGTATGGGAACATGAGTGTCAGGAAAGCACTTAAAGAGTACTTAGCACAGTCTTGTTCTTAAAAAGCACAAGTTAGGAAATCTCTATCCACACGGCTGATTAAACAGAATTGTAATGTcaccaaaataaaaacttttaagcAATCATTTAAATGGGAAATGTCAGGAGGTGCCTGCAATAATGTCTAGGActtactagaaaataaaaaagggaaactAAGGAGCATGATGCCAGCCCTGACGCTGGGTTCTATGCTAGTTTCAGGCACAGTGATTGACGGTAGACATGTGGAAGACTTGAGCATCACTGCTAAGACTGTCCCCATATGGAATGACTCAGGATCGCAGCAAGGAAATCTTCGTCTCATTGTGGTTTTCGCTATTACTTTTTCAGAACAGTAATAAGAAAGGCAGCTAAGAAATGATAGATGACTATGTATGTTCATCAGTAAGAACAGACTTATAGAATCTTCAGATCCATATAAAAGATGAAGTGATTCAGTGAGCCAGAAATTCTAATTTCAGTGACTGTAAATGAGAAGATTCAGTTGAACAGAGAATTGCTTTTTCTCGGTGTCCAGAGTCTAATTAggtagggttcctattgctgtgttaaaatgccatgagcaaaagcaacttgaggaagaaagagtttattttgcctTACACCTATGAGTTCATCACTAAGGGAAGACAGGGTAGAAGCCTGaagacaggaactaaagcagacaccatggaggagcactgcttactgtcctgctcctcatagcttgctcagcctgtttcttGTATACTCCAGGAGCGGCACTCACAATGAACTGGTCCCTCTGAAATCAatcactacttaagaaaatgcaCCAAAGACTTGCCTACAAGCGCATCTTAAGAAGGCATGTTCTCAATTGAGAGTTCCTTTTCCCAACTGATCCTAGCTTATGTCAAGTGGATATAAAACTAGCGAGCACAGCAGGGTTTCTGGAGATAAagctcagggcctcacacataccAAGCAAGTACTCATGAGGAAGCTGTAGCCCAGTAATCTAGCTCATTCTTCATGAAGGAGAGATAATATACATCAGGCAGCGGCTTTCCCTGATGGCAGCTGAGTCCACCAATGAAGACTATGCTGGGCATTACAAGTCTGGGGAACTCCATCGCTAAATAAGTGTATTAACAACCAAACGGATGCTTGGCTGAAGAGATCCTGCACTGTGACAGGTGTCTGAGACTTCAGAGGCCATTTCTAGGGCACTTTTGAAAAACCAAGGGCAAAATACACACTTCCCCGTGTAGTAGAGAGGTTCTCCACTCATTCTTTGAAAGTCATAGTGTCTGTGAATCTCAAAAGAGCCCTGGGAACATAAGAAACCGGAGTGGATTATTGAGCCTCTTTGCGGTGGTGGCAAATATTCCCATTAAAGACCATTGACGGGAACAAAAAGCACTAGGCGGCAATCAAGCTAGAGGAAGCTTAAAATCTTTAGCCCAGGACAGAGTCGTGCGATGTTTCATCGGGCAATTTACAAACAGCTATGAAGAAATGGGCATGACCCCAAGGATCCCAAAAGTAGGAGAGAGCGAGTTTCAAAAAAAGCTTGTGCTTCTGGAACCAGTCTCAGAGCAAAATGGATGCAGTTTCTGCAGATTCCCAGACTCTCCTCAAGAAGGACATGCTGCTCCACTCCTGAGGGGAGGATCCTtagtgagtgtgcgtgtgtgtgcacatacacatccaaacacacacagagtgaactaACCCTTCCCCCAGTGGATGTATCCGCACCACAGCTCCTTCATTTATGGCTCAGAGAGCGTTGTGAAAGGGGCCTCAAAGATGGCAAGAAGAGAATGACTTCCAGAAAGTCTGCTGTGCAACAGTCTGTTCTGCAAAAATGAAACCGGAACAACGGCAATATCAATGGACATACAGATGTGGAAGGGGGGCGATTTCACAGAGTCCCACCCCTAAACAAAGAGCCTCACAAatgactgctgggagagggagggttCACCTATGTTGGAGAACATAGAGTACGAGGTGGATTTGATCAAATCATATTGTATGCATTtatgagattatatatatatatgatatatatatataatcaaaaatAGCATTAAAATCTACAAGTGTTAGATGATGGCTATCACTTACTGGAAGGTGAAAACGCAAGGTGAAGAACCTTATGTCCAGACTGATTCtggatcttatttttaaaaaataattctgaagGTTTATAACTACATGTACTATTTGTGAAGTAATaagaaacatacaaaaatcttaggagcattaaaaacaaaagaggtcGAGTACAGGAATGAGCAAAATGAAACTTAGTTTCTTATTGTGTTTCTCACTCTGTTTCCAAAAACAATGCAGGTTGGTAATTATGTACAAGAATGTCAGTGGTGCACACGCAAATCAAGAGGCAATATTTATAAGTCGTATGACTGTAAGTGGTCAAAAGAGTCAGTTGgcacaacaggaaagaaaatgaggaatgAAAATAACAGCCCACAGCTCAGCAAGGAATAACATCATTGTCCACAGACCTGGCCTCTCGGTAATCAGGCTTccttaggccaccaaccagctcccaaatcatggcatGGAAACTTTTTGCTAGGaatgttcagttttattttaacttgtattttatctgtttctttatctacattttgcctcacgttttttacctttttttctttctgtatatcttacttttctACTATCTCCACTGCTGACTGGTAGGTACCTGACTTCTGGATCCAGGCATACGCCTGTCTTTCTCCTCttgttcttttcccttctctcttctctcgcctagatttctcctatttctcCTCTCCACCTACCAACCCTCCCTATCCTATCCTCcactgcctaactattggctacccagcattttattagactagtcaggtgccttaggcaagcaaggtgAAAGAActgtaacatatctttacataattaaacaaatgcagcataaacaaatgtgacacattcttacattgttaacaaaggcagcagaaacaaaggtAACAGagcttcacacagttaaagtaatatcctGCAGCATGaacaaaaacaacacatctttgcctagttgaaataatattccacaacacctttCTTCATGGGCTAAAGGAGAGATAGCATACCTTGGTAATTGGCTTTCCCTGGTGGCAGTTGATCCCACCAACGAAGACAATATTGGGCATCAGAGGTCTGGGGACCTCCAACATAAAGTCAGTGCGTAACAGCCAAATGGACACTTGACTGAAGAGGTCGGTCGCAGTCACTGGGGTCTGCAGAACTTCAGAAGCAATATCTGTAGCAGTTTTGAAGAAACTGGGACAAAATATATGCTCCCCCAAATAGGAGAGATGGTTCCGCACTCTCTCCATAAAATTCATGTTGCCTGTGAGTTTCAAGAGACCTCTGGGAACATAAGAAGGAGGACTGGGGCACTGGGCACCCTCTTCAAGATAGTGACAAAATATTCCTCTGCCGAAGACCACGGACGGGAGCGACAAGTACTTGGCAACAGTCAAGCCGCACATATCGAAAGGATCCAGAAGGACAGCATCAAAAGAACTCTGCTTCAAGTACTCCACTAACTTCTTGTCCTTAAACAAATCCCTACAGTGGGAAAACACTAAATCAAAGAAACCTTCGGCTGGACTCTTAAGTAGAAGAGTAATTCCCTCTGGCTGATCTTTCCATTGAGCCTTAAGAAAAACCTTGAACTCCCGGTTAAAATCCTCCAGAGTGTGAGAAATTGTGTACGTCTTCATTGTAAAATTCAGGGATTTTCCAAGTTGCCAACTCACCTCTGGCATGACTACTACCACTTCATGTCCATTGTGGATGATCTTCTCCACAACCGACTGCATGGTGAACCAGTGGCTCCCGTCCATGGGCACCACcagcagcctgcctgcctgggcaaagccagaggccagcagcagacacacacacagaggaagggaggctgggaaaccTGCAGGAGCCATGGGAGAAGCTCAGCCTGAGACAATCCAGCTGCTGAGAATCTGAGCTCTTCTGATGAAGGAGGAAGTGTGACTGAGTTAAATCTGCTCCCTCAGTTGGGCGTGTACTAACACCATGAAGAAACAACAATCCCTGACAATGATTTACTTGAAGAACAGTATTAAGTGGTCAAATATTATGTATTATGAGGCACACTTGATTGTTTTCCAGATAAGATCTTTTTCTTGGGCAGAATCAAGCAATGTGAGTTTAGAAAGAGTTACAAAGAAATATACCTAACCCCAAGGAGACCAAAAGTTTTCAGCAAAGGAAGCAAGTTTCAAAGAATCTTGCATTTCTAGACTACGTCTCAAAGTAAAACCAGACTGTGTTTCCAAGGGATTTGCTGCCTGCTGCTGGGTCAAAGCCTAGGGGGAGGGTGCTTAGCCTGGTTCTGCTCACAGACAGTGGTTAGAAACAACTCTGCCAGATGAGTCTTGGCACTTGGCACATGtgcagtagaatttttttttttttcgagacagggtttctctgtggttttggagcctgtcctggaactagctcttgtagaccaggctggtccacTACCCAGCACTGTGTGTTTTCTGAATTGCTAACATAAGGGTGACAAGCATCTGCACAGACCACTCAGGGACTAAAAGGCAGGTGACCACCATTCCTGTTACAATGTCCCCCTGGATGCATCCGATGCTGTAGACAGCCCCAAATTCTCTGGAGAGGCTGGGAGCTAGGTCATGCTCCTTGTCAGTTACCTGGGACCTTCTCCACAGATCCATGGATTTGTCTATGGTGTCACTGCTGCACCTACGGGCTTGTTTCCCCCTTGTGGTTACAGAATGCTGCTGTCACCCACACCTCATGCAGGTTTTTCTCCTAGGAATTGGTTTCAAATCCTTTCCCTGTACATCCAGGATTAAGAGAGCTCAGGCATAAGGAAACTGTGATGTTCACTGTTGAGAAGCATCAGGCCGCTCTACACGGGGCTGTATCACTTTATCTTATCACCAGGCCTCTATTAGTCTCCACATAGACTCTCAAGCTATTTTTCCTTCTTGCTGCTtcggtttgtgttttgttttgatttttgtcttcaTGAAGGCATGGGTAGCATCTTGTAGTTCCTACTTTCCTCTCTGTAACCATGCCCACATCCtgcctgatctctccaagacaaGAAAGCAAGGTTTAACTTTAAAAGGCCTAACACGGGAGTCTCTAATCTTCAGAAACAACCTCGTCTCTCTTTCTCATGAATGAACTGAAAATCTCTCATTCACCAAGCACACCCCAGTGTGTGATAAAAATGCTACCCACTATCACCTTTGCCTTTTAGCACAGAGTCCAACTGGAATAGCTGCTCGACCTAGAGAGACATTTGTTGATCTGAATAGACTTTGGGTCTGATTAATTTTGGTACAAgaggtactttttaaaatttacttgcaagtacatttaaataataaagttcatttaatttttttaaaaacaggtatatcacaaattattttatgtatttatttgatttttgaaaattattatttatgtgtatgtgtgttttgcctccatgtatgtatgtggaacATGTGTGCAGTATCCATGGAAACCAGAACAGCTCCCTGGACCCAGAGTTAACGTGACAAgctgtgatgtgggtgctgggaattaagcctGGGTCTCCTAAAAAGCTGCCTATATTCTAActactgagtcatatctccagcaccacaaattattttaaataatcataAGGATGAGAAACTTTGTggatattttgcttattttaatattCAGCATATTTTTAATTCTCATAAAAGTTTTGAAAACTTTATTGTCTAATGGaatgcatattttatttgataaagTACTATATTCATTTCATACAAATAAATTCATATGTATATCTTGATACTTTatcctatttttgttttaaagataagtAACATCTTTTGAAACACTGAATATGCCAGTTAAGAATTAAAACACACAGGTCTACATTGTaaaacacatacagagaaagcAACAAAGTGTTTGACCATAATTAACATGAATACTATTTTAAACAGCTTATAGCAGCAGCATATTCCAGGCTTATCGTAcaggctgtcttagggtttttgcTGGTGTGATAGAACCTCATGAACAAAAGCATCCTGGAGAGAAAAGGCTTTATTTCAGCTTTCCATTCCCAGGTCACACTACCTCACTGAGGGAAGGCAGAGTaggaactccaggcaggaacctAGGGGCAGGAACTGAATGGCAAAAGCCCTGTATGAATGCTgtttactgccttgctcctcatgacttgctcagcctactttctgaTGCAATTCAGAACCACCTGACTAGGGCTAGCCCTGCCTCCATggcctgggtcttcccacatcaatcactaattaagaaaatgcatcacAGTCTTGCATACAGCCAAATTTAGGAAAGTAGCTTCTCAATTGcagttccctcttttcagataatGTATGGTAGGAAGTAGACACAACTAATCAGAATAGAGATCCACAGcccaaaagggaaaataaatggTATAATAATAAAGGGATCTTTAGCATGTTACATGGGTACATGATAAATATTCCAAATTAATAAAGAATTGATAATATGGCCATATAgaacataaaataacaaatgtaTACTTCAATTACCAATAACTACCTCAAAACCAATATAAACTAGCCTGTATACCATAGCTTTCAAATAACAAAAAcctagaaatacattttaatgatGAAGATAAAATTTGTGCATAATGTTCAATTTTAAGTGTAAAATTTTGTTAAtggaataaaatatgtaaaataggGCGTTTTTTGCTGACtaagaaaacaatattaaattGTTTTCCACCAAAATGAAGTTCAATCCCTTTGTGACTTCTGACCATATAAAGAACCCCAAACATATTCATGCACCTTCTCAAGTTCCAAGGAAGATCATGTCGTCCCCCCTTTCCAAAGAGCTGAGACAGAAGTACAATGTTCAGTCTATGCCCATTCGAGAGGATGATGAAGTTCAGGTTGTCCGAGGACAGTACAAAGCCCAGCCGGTAGGCAAAGTGGTCAAAGTGCACAGGAAGAATTACGTCACCTACACTGAACGAGTGCAGCTAGGAAAGGCTAATGGCACAACTGTCCATGTGGACATCCACCCCAGCAAGGTGGGTATCATCAGGATAAAGCTGAACAAAGATAGCAAGATGATCCTGGAAAAAAAAGCCAAGACTCGGATAttagaagaggagaagggaaaatacacagaagaaaCAATTGAGAAGACGCAGGAGAAGGGGTATCTCATACAGTTTTCATTAAAAACTGcataagaaaaaatagaaaacaatatcaaACAATATCAAAAACATGCCAGTATTTCTCCATTTAATGAAAAGAGTTAATGCAATATGCACACAGCCCTCGTGTGTGTTTGATTTGTAGAGTTCAACAATAACAGTTTTCAagggtttattttaatttgagtACCATGTGACAtatgggtgtgtgcaggtgtgtgaagGTGCCCAGAGGGCAACATCAGGAGTTAGGTTCCTAGAGCAGAAGCTCGAGGTGGTTGTAAGCAGCCCAGCATGGCTGCCAGGAAcgaaccctgggtcctctgcaaaagaagCACCAGCTTTCACTgccgagctgtctctccagcctcggCAAcacaatttttaagttttaagggAGAATATATTAAGGGAATCCCCAACACAATTTGGAAATTAGTAAGCGTGGGATCTATACCTGCCCCAGACACAATCAATGGAAACACAGAGTTGTCTATGAGTGTGGCGAACCTGAAAGGCTGGAAGCAGACAGAAGCAAGCATGGAAGAGTAAGACCTGATAGAGACATGTTGAATAACTGTCAATGAAGTGTGAAGTCCTTCCTCAAATAGAGTTAGTAAATAGCAGTTGTCATTCAATAGCAACTAAATTTACACACCTATACCATGTACGGTCAAGTTGTCAGAAAAATATTGTCAGCCTTAGAGGAATTAAAAATGCTCACATATGAGATGTTGTAAACTCTCTGATATTTTAGTGTTGGAAACAGCCATATATGATAACATTTagatagttttttaaagaaaaagttaacaTTTAAAATGAGGGGAAAGTTAACCAGCCAAAAAATATAAACCATGTCAACAAAAGATGAACAACCACAGAGCCTGAGCGATAGCTCAGCGCTTAGGAtaactggctgcttttccagaggatcccacTGCAATTCactgcacccacatggctgctcaagcCCTAAGTATCTCTAGTTTCaggtatccaatgccctcttctggttcctATGGGTACTGCATGAATGGGGAGCCCAAACAtaaaggcaaaacactttatacatagaaataaataaaaactagaagATAAACGGCTAAGTAAAAAGGGCAGCACATATTTGAGAAACCAAGTGTCAATATTTCTAAACTCTAAGGCTGTTAGCAATTAGAAGAAAGGGTAAAAGGGTGGCAATGTGTAATTTACCATGGAGAAAATGCAAATGGTGCAACTGATGCCCGGAAGAGATAGTGAACATTGAAACAGCTACACAGAACTTTCCATCACCaacattaagaaaaatttaaCATTTGAACAAGATCCAGGTAGAAGACAGCATGAAAAAATGAGAACTCTCACATACAGCTGATCAAATGATGAAGTTTGTTTGGAGTTTTGAAAGCAATTATCTAAATGCACTAAAATGTAGCGTGTGCACAACTAGACCCAGCCACTCTGCTCCTGGGTCTTGTGCTGCTGAGATAATAGCAGGGTTAGGAAATGGCAGCATTACCTAGACGAGGTAGAGGACAAGAATAAACAAAACGAAgcttcagccgggcgatggtgacgcacgcctttaatcccagcactcgggaggcagaggcaggcggatctctgtgagttcgagaccagcctggtctacagagctagttccaggacaggctccaaagccacagagaaaccctgtctcgaaaaaccaaaaaaaaaaaaaaaaaaaaaaaaaaaaaacaaagcttcaTTTCTTACTGTGCTTCTCACTCTATTTTCAAAAACAATAGTATATGCAACCTGGTGATGCTGAGAATGTCTGTGGGCCACACGCCTATCAGCAAGCAAGGTTTACAAGCCGCACTATTGCACAATTCATGTGACCTGTCAAAGACTGTGCTGAACTAACTGAAATGACAAGGTAAGAactgaaagaaaactgaaaatgtcAGGTTGAGTGACAGCCCACAGTTCAGTAAGGCATAACCTCATCGTCTAAAGCCAGGTCTCTCTTCACATGctgagggagagaagagacaaCATACCTTAGAGAGTGGCTTTCCCTGGTGGCAGTTGATCCCACCAACCAAGACAATATTGGGCATCACAGGTCTGGGGACCTCCAACATAAAGTCAGTGCGTAACAGCCAAATGGACACTTGACTGAAGAGATCAGATGCAGTCACTGGGGTCTGGAGAACTTCAGAAGCAATTTCTGTAGCAGTTTTGAACAAACTGGAGCAAAATACACGCTCCCCCATGTAGGCGAGGTGGTTCTGAACTTTCTCCATGAAAGTCATGGTGTCTGTGAGTTTCAAGAGAGCTCTAGGAACATAAGAAGGAGGACTGGGGCACTGGGCACCCTCTTCAAGATAGTGACACAATATTGACCTGCCGAAGACCACGGACGGTAGCGACAAGTACTTGGCAACAGTCAAGCCGCACACATCGAAAGGATCCAAAAACACAGCATCAAAAGAACTCTGCTTCAAGTATTCCACTAACTTCTTGTCCTTAAACAAATCCCTACAGTGGGAAAACAGTAATTCAAAGAAACCTCTGCCTGGACTCGCTAGTAGAAAAGTCATTAAGTCTGTCTGATCTTTCCATTGAGCGTCAAGAAAAATATTGACCTCTCGGTTTAAATCCTCCAGAGTGTGAGAAATTGAGTATGCCTTCACTGTAAAATTCACGGGTTTTCCTAGTTGCCAACTCACCTCTGGCACAACTACCACCACCTCATGTCCATTGTGGATGAGCTTTTCTACAACCGACTGCATGGTGAACCAGTGGCTCCCGTCCATGGGCACCACcagcagcctgcctgcctgggcaAAGCCAGAGGCCAgtagcagacacacacacagaggaagggaggctgggaaaccTGCAGGAGCCATGGGAGAAACTCAGCCTGAGGCAATTCAGCTGCTGAGAATCTGAACTCTTACAACAAAGGAGGAAGTGTGACTGAGTTAAATCTGCTCCCTCAGTTGGGCGTGTACTAACACCATGAAGAAACAATAATCCCTGACAATGATTTACTTGGACAACAGTAATAAATGATAATATATTACGAGGCACTCTCACTTTTGATCCGGATAAGATCTTTTTCTTGGGCAGAATCAGGTAATGTGACTTtagaaataattacaaagaaatacaCCTCATCCTAAGGAGTCCAAATGTTTTCACCAAAGGAAGAAAGTTTTCAACAATCTTACAATTCTAGGATAGGTCTCAAAGCAAAAGCAGACTGTGATCCCAAGATATTGGCTGCCTGCCACTCGGTCAAAAGCCTAGGAGGAGGGTCCTAAGCCTGACCCCTGCTCACAGACAGTGGTTAGAAACAATTCTGCAGATTGAGCAACGCTGCTGTCTTGGAGCATGCGCAGTAGAATTCTTGTTCCACTTCCCAGCACTGGGTGTTCTCTGAATCGCTGACATAAGGGTGACCAGCATCTGCTCAGACCACTCCAGAGACTAAAAGGAAGGTGACCACCATTCCTGTTACACTGTCCCTCTGGATGCATCCGATGCTGTAAACACCCCATAGTATTCTTTGGAGAGGCTGGGAGCTAGGTCGTGTTCCTTGTCAGTTACCTGGGATCTTCTCCACAGATCTATGCATTTGTTTCCCGTGTCACTCTGCATCTTGGGGGCTTGTTTCCCCCTTGTGGTTACAGAATGTGGTTACAAGAGGTCACCCACACCTCATGCGGGTTTTTATCCTAGGAATTGGTTTAAAGTCCTTTCCCTGTACATCCCAGATTAAGAGAACTCAGGCATAAGGAAACTGTGATGTTCACTGTTGAGAAGCATCAGGCCGCTCTACACGGGGCTGTATCACTTTATCGTCTCACCAGGCCTCTATTAGTCTTGGTCTCCACATAGACTCTCAAGCTATTTTTCCCTCTTGCTGCTTCGGTttgcgttttgttttgttttttgtcttcatGATGGTGTTCGTAG
This genomic window from Chionomys nivalis chromosome 2, mChiNiv1.1, whole genome shotgun sequence contains:
- the LOC130865255 gene encoding UDP-glucuronosyltransferase 1A7 isoform X3, which produces MAPAGFPASLPLCVCLLLASGFAQAGRLLVVPMDGSHWFTMQSVVEKIIHNGHEVVVVMPEVSWQLGKSLNFTMKTYTISHTLEDFNREFKVFLKAQWKDQPEGITLLLKSPAEGFFDLVFSHCRDLFKDKKLVEYLKQSSFDAVLLDPFDMCGLTVAKYLSLPSVVFGRGIFCHYLEEGAQCPSPPSYVPRGLLKLTGNMNFMERVRNHLSYLGEHIFCPSFFKTATDIASEVLQTPVTATDLFSQVSIWLLRTDFMLEVPRPLMPNIVFVGGINCHQGKPITKEFEAYVNASGEHGIVIFSLGSMVSEIPEKKAMEIAEALGRIPQTVLWRYTGPRPSNLAKNTILVKWLPQNDLLGHPKTRAFITHSGSHGIYEGICNGVPMVMMPLFGDQMDNAKRMETRGAGVSLNVLEMTADDLENALKAVINDKSYKENIMRLSRLHKDRPIEPLDLAVFWVEYVMRHKGAPHLRPAAHDLTWYQYHSLDVIGFLLAIVLTVVFIVFKCCSYGFRKCFGKKQGVKKSHKSKTH
- the LOC130862599 gene encoding 60S ribosomal protein L26-like, which gives rise to MKFNPFVTSDHIKNPKHIHAPSQVPRKIMSSPLSKELRQKYNVQSMPIREDDEVQVVRGQYKAQPVGKVVKVHRKNYVTYTERVQLGKANGTTVHVDIHPSKVGIIRIKLNKDSKMILEKKAKTRILEEEKGKYTEETIEKTQEKGYLIQFSLKTA
- the LOC130865255 gene encoding UDP-glucuronosyltransferase 1A7 isoform X5, coding for MAPAGFPASLPLCVCLLLASGFAQAGRLLVVPMDGSHWFTMQSVVEKLIHNGHEVVVVVPEVSWQLGKPVNFTVKAYSISHTLEDLNREVNIFLDAQWKDQTDLMTFLLASPGRGFFELLFSHCRDLFKDKKLVEYLKQSSFDAVFLDPFDVCGLTVAKYLSLPSVVFGRSILCHYLEEGAQCPSPPSYVPRALLKLTDTMTFMEKVQNHLAYMGERVFCSSLFKTATEIASEVLQTPVTASDLFSQVSIWLLRTDFMLEVPRPVMPNIVLVGGINCHQGKPLSKEFEAYVNASGEHGIVIFSLGSMVSEIPEKKAMEIAEALGRIPQTVLWRYTGPRPSNLAKNTILVKWLPQNDLLGHPKTRAFITHSGSHGIYEGICNGVPMVMMPLFGDQMDNAKRMETRGAGVSLNVLEMTADDLENALKAVINDKSYKENIMRLSRLHKDRPIEPLDLAVFWVEYVMRHKGAPHLRPAAHDLTWYQYHSLDVIGFLLAIVLTVVFIVFKCCSYGFRKCFGKKQGVKKSHKSKTH